The following coding sequences lie in one Metallumcola ferriviriculae genomic window:
- a CDS encoding MarR family winged helix-turn-helix transcriptional regulator has translation MATTGNSIGRWVSVLYRYGQSFLDRELKMYSISSGQYIFLIILLKRDGMRQEELSRVLNIDKATTARAVKKLEAAGYVRRTTDPRDKRARVVYVTNKAVNIQPVLEEISDKWTDMVTSGFTEEEKKMVIDLMKRLSINAASVVKD, from the coding sequence ATGGCCACTACGGGAAATTCCATTGGACGCTGGGTGTCGGTACTATATCGTTACGGTCAGAGCTTTTTGGACCGCGAATTAAAGATGTATAGTATTAGCAGTGGACAGTATATTTTTCTAATAATCCTTTTAAAAAGGGACGGAATGAGGCAGGAGGAACTTTCCAGGGTGCTTAACATTGATAAGGCCACTACTGCCAGAGCAGTCAAAAAACTGGAGGCGGCAGGCTATGTGAGGCGTACGACTGACCCCAGGGATAAACGGGCGCGAGTGGTGTACGTCACCAATAAGGCAGTAAATATTCAACCGGTGCTGGAGGAAATATCCGATAAATGGACTGATATGGTGACCAGCGGTTTTACAGAAGAAGAAAAGAAAATGGTGATAGATTTGATGAAAAGACTATCTATCAATGCTGCTTCAGTTGTAAAAGATTAG
- a CDS encoding MATE family efflux transporter, with product MNRSAQLGNEKISKLLFRFSLPAIVGMLVNAIYNVVDRIFIGHGVGSLGIAGVTIGFPVMLVVMAFSMLIGIGATSLLSIKLGEDNQEEAELILGNGIILLVLISLIISVIGLLFLTPLLTLFGASKDVLPYARQYMEIILIGTVFMSTGFGMSNFIRAEGNPMVAMYTMLIGAILNIILNPIFIFTFGWGIRGAAVATVLARTISSAWIVYYYARGKSVLKIHAANFKLQLPVLTQILAIGAAPFAMQLANSVLQVVLNNSLRIYGGDVAIAGMGVVFSIMTLMFMPVIGITQGAQPIIGFNYGAHNFDRVKEALKQAIIAATIIVVLGYTVTRIWPEAFIALFNKEDTQLMEFGSRTLVVFLAALPVIGFQIVGANYFQAVGKPRQSMILTLSRQVLLLIPLLLILPRFYGLDGVLYAGPIADVGSALLTGIWLTAELRSLGVKHEETQMRRRMNES from the coding sequence TTGAATCGTTCGGCACAATTAGGCAATGAAAAAATTTCTAAATTGCTGTTTAGATTTTCCCTGCCTGCAATTGTAGGAATGTTAGTAAATGCAATTTACAATGTTGTAGATAGAATTTTTATCGGTCACGGGGTAGGTTCGTTGGGTATCGCGGGAGTAACTATAGGCTTTCCTGTAATGCTGGTGGTGATGGCTTTTTCCATGCTAATCGGGATTGGTGCTACTTCTCTTCTTTCCATCAAACTTGGCGAGGATAACCAGGAAGAGGCCGAGCTAATTCTCGGCAATGGCATAATCCTGTTGGTGCTGATTTCGTTAATAATTTCAGTGATCGGCCTTCTCTTTTTAACCCCGTTATTAACACTTTTCGGAGCCAGCAAGGATGTTCTTCCCTACGCGCGGCAGTATATGGAAATTATCCTGATCGGCACTGTCTTTATGTCCACCGGTTTTGGCATGAGTAACTTTATCAGGGCCGAAGGCAATCCAATGGTGGCCATGTACACTATGTTGATTGGAGCCATTTTAAACATCATCTTAAATCCTATTTTTATTTTTACATTTGGATGGGGGATCAGGGGTGCTGCAGTGGCTACGGTGTTAGCACGTACCATTTCAAGCGCTTGGATAGTGTACTATTACGCCAGGGGCAAGAGTGTGCTAAAAATACATGCTGCTAACTTTAAATTGCAGCTGCCGGTGTTGACACAGATATTGGCGATCGGTGCAGCACCTTTTGCTATGCAATTGGCTAACAGTGTCCTTCAAGTGGTACTTAATAACAGCTTAAGAATATATGGGGGCGATGTGGCCATTGCAGGTATGGGCGTAGTTTTTAGTATTATGACTTTAATGTTTATGCCGGTTATCGGTATTACTCAAGGTGCCCAGCCAATTATTGGTTTCAACTATGGTGCCCATAACTTTGATCGGGTTAAAGAAGCTTTGAAGCAAGCAATTATCGCGGCTACAATTATTGTAGTGTTAGGATATACAGTTACTCGTATTTGGCCGGAAGCATTTATAGCACTGTTCAATAAAGAGGATACCCAGTTGATGGAATTTGGGTCCCGAACATTGGTGGTCTTTTTGGCTGCACTGCCCGTTATCGGCTTTCAAATTGTGGGGGCCAATTATTTCCAGGCAGTGGGTAAGCCCAGACAATCTATGATTTTGACGTTATCCAGGCAGGTGTTATTATTAATTCCTTTGCTGTTGATTTTGCCCCGATTCTATGGGTTAGATGGGGTTCTTTATGCGGGGCCGATAGCGGATGTCGGGTCTGCTCTGTTGACGGGAATATGGCTGACGGCGGAGCTGCGCAGTCTTGGTGTTAAACATGAAGAGACACAGATGCGTCGGCGCATGAACGAAAGTTAG
- a CDS encoding MFS transporter: MSEATRAKHRQPLFEQLTLAQRRWILFAVAVGTFMGPLDSSVVNIALPSISAFYNVTLSTVEWVVMSYLLVISSLLLTYGRMGDLYGHRKIYISGFAIFTIGSLLCAVSPTIAWLIIFRALQAIGAGMMMSMGPAIITDITPPRERGKSLGVVAVSVSVALTAGPVLGGFLTNTFGWESVFLINIPIGILAIILALKVIPPTGGDEAQPFDIAGSTLLFLALISILYSLSNGQSMGWTNPLVIGLLAAGIVIMISFLFLENKVKYPMLDLSLFKNKLYSMGNTSAMISYIAMFSVVLIMPFYLQDLLGYSPSKAGFFMIPMPLVTMIIAPIAGTVSDRVDTRYVSSLGLAINALALWLLANLDPSSSIISITLALAVMGLGSGLFQTPNNSAVLGTVPPYRRGIASSMLAIMRNIGMVLGVAISGAIFSSRLDHLKESLAASGLAGTALQHQAFTGALHTTFIVAAAIAVIGVFASLVRGPLHEANKITD; the protein is encoded by the coding sequence ATGAGCGAGGCAACGCGAGCAAAACATAGGCAACCGCTATTCGAACAGTTAACTTTGGCACAGCGACGCTGGATTTTATTTGCAGTGGCAGTGGGTACTTTTATGGGACCCTTGGACAGCAGTGTAGTCAATATTGCCCTGCCCAGCATAAGCGCATTTTACAACGTTACACTTTCCACCGTTGAATGGGTTGTAATGTCTTATCTCCTTGTTATAAGCAGTTTGCTCCTAACCTATGGTCGCATGGGCGATTTATACGGCCATAGGAAAATTTATATCTCCGGTTTTGCCATTTTTACTATCGGTTCATTATTATGCGCAGTGTCTCCCACCATTGCCTGGTTAATCATCTTCCGTGCACTTCAAGCCATTGGCGCCGGGATGATGATGTCGATGGGGCCGGCAATTATTACCGATATTACTCCTCCCCGGGAACGAGGTAAGTCCCTGGGGGTAGTTGCGGTTTCCGTTTCCGTAGCCCTAACTGCCGGGCCGGTGTTAGGCGGATTCCTCACCAATACCTTTGGGTGGGAGAGCGTTTTCCTTATTAACATACCCATCGGTATCTTAGCTATCATTCTCGCACTAAAAGTAATACCGCCTACCGGCGGTGATGAGGCCCAACCTTTCGATATAGCCGGCTCAACTTTACTGTTTCTTGCACTGATAAGCATCTTATATTCCTTGAGCAACGGCCAAAGTATGGGCTGGACAAACCCGTTGGTCATCGGTCTATTGGCCGCAGGTATTGTTATAATGATTAGTTTTCTTTTCTTGGAAAATAAGGTTAAATATCCGATGCTGGATCTTTCTTTATTTAAAAATAAATTGTATTCCATGGGTAATACGTCTGCAATGATCAGCTATATTGCTATGTTTTCTGTGGTTTTAATTATGCCGTTTTACCTGCAAGATTTATTAGGATATTCGCCTTCAAAGGCCGGTTTCTTTATGATACCAATGCCATTGGTCACTATGATCATAGCACCCATAGCCGGCACCGTCTCAGACCGTGTTGATACCCGGTATGTCAGTTCTTTAGGACTAGCTATCAATGCTTTGGCCTTATGGCTGCTGGCTAACCTTGACCCTAGCTCAAGCATCATCTCCATTACCCTGGCGTTGGCTGTGATGGGATTAGGTTCCGGCCTGTTTCAGACACCCAATAACAGCGCTGTACTGGGTACGGTTCCACCTTATCGGAGGGGTATTGCCTCCAGTATGCTGGCTATAATGCGTAACATTGGTATGGTGCTTGGTGTTGCCATTTCTGGAGCAATATTTAGCAGTCGTTTGGACCATCTGAAAGAATCCCTGGCCGCCTCCGGTTTGGCAGGGACGGCCCTACAACACCAGGCCTTTACCGGTGCTTTGCACACTACCTTCATAGTTGCAGCGGCAATTGCCGTCATCGGTGTTTTTGCCTCTTTGGTACGGGGCCCGCTGCATGAAGCTAATAAAATTACCGATTAG
- the fdhF gene encoding formate dehydrogenase subunit alpha has product MSKVTLTIDGQKVTVPAGTTVLQAARKVGIEIPTFCHDPELTSPGACRMCVVEIEGMRNLPASCVTTAGDGMVVSTISPDVIDARKTIIELLLANHPEDCLTCERTGQCRLQEYAYHYGVRGDTFGGERKEYPIDDSNPFIVRDLNKCIKCGKCVRVCDEVQGRSIYSFAYRGFDTIPAPAMDTPLAESECVFCGSCVSVCPTGALTEKMMHGVGRSWELKKVRTTCPYCGVGCNFDLNVKDDKIVGVTSNAESEVNGRALCVKGRFGYKFVHHPDRLTTPLIKKDGEFQEASWEEAIGYVAEKFSQIKNEEGSDALAVFSSARCTNEENYVINKFTRAVLGTNNIDHCARLUHSATVAGLAAAFGSGAMTNSIHEIAGADFILAIGTNTTETHPVLSLQIRKAVKEGSKLVVADPRKIELADIADIHVQHKAGSDLALLNAMAKVIIDEELWDKKFVTDKTEDFDAVKEAVRDCTPEWAEKITNTPADTIRQVARAYAAAEKGTILYTMGITQHICGTDNVLAIANLALLTGHIGRENTGVNPLRGQNNVQGACDMGALPNVYPGYQKVNDEEIQAKFEKAWGVKLSSKVGLTVGEMMDNALAGKLKSLMVIGENPVISDPDSNHVAKGLKNVEFLVVQDIFFTETAELADVVLPAASFAEKDGTFTNTERRVQRVRKAVDPIGDSKADWEITQMLAKAMGYEMDYRSAADIMAEINELTPQYGGITYRRLQQKGLQWPCPDTKHPGTKLLHQGGFARGKGKFHAVSYVDPDEMPNDEYPMVLTTGRRLFHYHTGTMSRRVDALTEIYPEEYLEINPKDAEKLGVETGEKVRVASRRGEIEIPVKVTEVVQPGLVFASFHFRETNVNKLTNDARDPKAKIPEFKVCAVKVDKIS; this is encoded by the coding sequence GTGTCCAAAGTAACTCTAACTATTGACGGGCAGAAGGTTACGGTACCTGCCGGTACGACGGTACTTCAGGCGGCCCGTAAAGTTGGGATTGAAATACCCACATTTTGTCATGACCCGGAACTAACAAGTCCAGGTGCTTGCCGCATGTGCGTGGTGGAGATTGAGGGTATGCGTAATTTGCCTGCTTCCTGCGTGACTACTGCTGGCGATGGGATGGTGGTAAGTACTATCAGTCCCGATGTAATTGATGCCCGTAAAACCATTATTGAATTATTACTAGCAAATCATCCCGAAGATTGTCTGACTTGTGAACGTACAGGACAGTGCCGTCTCCAGGAATATGCCTACCATTATGGTGTACGCGGTGATACTTTCGGCGGCGAAAGAAAAGAGTATCCTATAGATGATAGTAACCCATTCATCGTAAGGGATCTAAATAAGTGTATCAAATGTGGTAAATGTGTAAGAGTCTGTGACGAGGTACAGGGAAGAAGTATTTACTCCTTTGCTTACCGCGGCTTTGATACAATCCCCGCACCGGCGATGGATACTCCATTGGCTGAATCTGAGTGTGTGTTCTGCGGCAGCTGTGTATCAGTTTGCCCCACGGGTGCGCTCACAGAAAAGATGATGCATGGTGTAGGTCGGTCTTGGGAGCTAAAAAAGGTGCGTACCACCTGTCCTTATTGCGGGGTAGGCTGTAACTTTGACCTTAATGTAAAGGATGATAAAATTGTTGGTGTGACTTCTAACGCTGAGTCTGAAGTTAACGGTCGGGCGTTATGTGTCAAGGGGCGATTTGGCTATAAGTTTGTTCATCATCCCGATCGATTGACTACTCCGTTAATTAAGAAAGACGGAGAGTTTCAAGAAGCATCTTGGGAGGAAGCCATCGGTTATGTGGCGGAAAAATTCTCCCAGATTAAGAATGAAGAAGGCAGTGACGCTCTGGCTGTGTTCAGTTCGGCGCGCTGTACTAACGAGGAAAACTACGTTATTAATAAATTTACAAGGGCGGTGTTGGGTACAAATAATATTGACCATTGTGCCCGTCTCTGACACTCCGCTACCGTCGCCGGTCTGGCGGCAGCATTTGGCAGCGGAGCAATGACTAATTCTATTCATGAGATAGCCGGTGCGGACTTTATTCTGGCTATCGGCACCAACACCACCGAGACCCATCCTGTGCTAAGCTTGCAAATCAGAAAAGCGGTGAAAGAAGGATCTAAGCTGGTGGTGGCAGACCCAAGAAAAATCGAACTGGCGGATATTGCAGATATCCATGTACAGCATAAAGCCGGATCAGATTTGGCGCTGTTAAACGCCATGGCTAAGGTAATAATTGATGAAGAGCTATGGGATAAAAAATTCGTTACTGATAAAACTGAAGATTTTGATGCTGTCAAGGAAGCGGTAAGAGATTGTACTCCGGAATGGGCAGAAAAAATCACCAATACTCCTGCGGATACCATCCGTCAGGTAGCCAGGGCCTACGCGGCAGCAGAAAAAGGAACCATCCTTTATACTATGGGCATTACCCAACACATCTGCGGTACCGATAATGTATTGGCTATTGCCAACCTCGCGTTACTCACTGGACATATCGGTCGGGAAAACACCGGTGTAAACCCATTGAGGGGCCAGAACAATGTGCAGGGTGCCTGTGATATGGGTGCACTACCTAATGTTTATCCAGGCTATCAGAAGGTTAATGATGAGGAAATTCAGGCCAAATTTGAAAAAGCTTGGGGAGTCAAACTTTCTTCTAAGGTAGGTCTTACCGTTGGTGAAATGATGGACAATGCCTTGGCAGGGAAACTAAAATCCCTTATGGTGATCGGTGAGAACCCGGTTATCAGTGACCCGGACAGCAACCACGTTGCTAAGGGTCTAAAGAACGTAGAATTCTTGGTTGTTCAAGATATATTCTTTACCGAAACTGCGGAACTGGCAGATGTAGTACTGCCTGCCGCCAGTTTTGCGGAGAAAGACGGCACTTTCACTAATACTGAACGCCGTGTACAGCGGGTACGCAAGGCGGTTGATCCTATCGGCGACAGTAAGGCGGATTGGGAGATCACCCAAATGCTGGCCAAGGCCATGGGTTACGAAATGGACTACAGGAGTGCGGCTGATATTATGGCGGAAATCAATGAGTTGACACCGCAGTATGGCGGCATCACCTATCGCAGATTGCAGCAAAAGGGTCTTCAATGGCCCTGTCCCGATACAAAACACCCGGGCACAAAGCTGCTGCATCAAGGTGGGTTTGCCCGGGGTAAGGGCAAGTTCCATGCTGTCAGTTATGTAGATCCTGACGAAATGCCTAATGATGAATATCCAATGGTATTGACAACCGGCCGACGTTTATTCCATTATCATACTGGAACCATGTCTCGTAGAGTGGACGCTTTAACGGAGATTTACCCCGAAGAGTATCTGGAGATAAACCCTAAGGATGCGGAAAAATTAGGGGTGGAGACCGGCGAGAAAGTACGCGTAGCCTCCCGCCGTGGCGAGATAGAAATACCGGTAAAAGTTACCGAAGTGGTACAACCAGGACTAGTGTTTGCATCTTTCCACTTCCGTGAAACTAATGTTAATAAACTCACCAACGATGCCCGAGATCCAAAGGCAAAGATACCGGAGTTTAAGGTTTGTGCGGTTAAGGTAGACAAGATAAGCTAA
- the nuoF gene encoding NADH-quinone oxidoreductase subunit NuoF, protein MENLMSACCSKCTHDQSDPCKDYLLCRTEGPICHDSEECRAKRQALIDKVHLSAEKSNRRVLICAGTGCVASGSRDVQQVMLQAVKDAGITDCEVSITGCHGFCEQGPIVIVEPEGVFYGGVSADDVEEIVEKHLKNGELVERLFFTEPNSGDKDKYYRDIMFYKKQERMVLKNCGHINPEKIDEYIVTGGYSGLIKTFTDFTSQKVVEEVKTSGLRGRGGGGFPTGLKWQFTAQAQGDVKYVVCNADEGDPGAFMDRSILEGNPHAVIEGMMIAGYAVGATEGYVYVRAEYPLAIKRLERAIAQAEEYGILGGNVLGSGFSFKLKIKAGAGAFVCGEETALLNSIQGERGMPRVRPPFPANEGLWYKPTLLNNVETYANIPIIMEKGGDWYASRGTEKSKGTKVFALTGKINNTGLAEVPMGITLREIIFDIGGGIKDGKKYKAVQIGGPSGGCLPEEQLDLPIDYDSLISAGAMMGSGGLVVMDETTCMVDLARYFLTFTQNESCGKCVPCREGTKRMLEILTRITEGDGQEGDIETLERLAKSIKNTSLCGLGQTAPNPVLSTLRYFRNEYEAHINKKWCPAGECKALTVLKIDPEKCNGCTRCARNCPVEAITGEVKQVHEIDPEICTNCGTCIENCRKEAIYKG, encoded by the coding sequence ATGGAAAATTTAATGTCAGCGTGTTGTAGTAAATGTACACATGATCAGTCAGATCCATGTAAGGATTATCTGCTTTGTCGCACTGAAGGACCCATATGTCACGATTCAGAAGAATGCCGGGCCAAACGGCAAGCACTTATTGATAAAGTTCATTTGTCCGCTGAAAAATCAAATCGCCGGGTACTTATCTGTGCTGGTACTGGTTGCGTTGCCTCCGGTTCACGGGATGTACAACAGGTTATGCTTCAGGCGGTAAAGGATGCTGGAATTACGGACTGTGAGGTAAGCATTACCGGTTGTCACGGCTTCTGCGAACAAGGTCCCATTGTCATTGTGGAGCCGGAAGGAGTATTTTACGGTGGGGTCAGTGCCGATGACGTAGAGGAAATAGTGGAAAAACATCTCAAGAATGGCGAACTGGTAGAAAGATTGTTCTTTACCGAGCCAAATAGCGGCGATAAAGATAAATATTATCGGGATATTATGTTTTATAAAAAGCAGGAACGAATGGTATTAAAAAACTGCGGTCATATTAACCCGGAAAAGATTGATGAATATATAGTAACCGGCGGTTACTCCGGCCTGATTAAGACTTTCACGGATTTCACCTCCCAAAAAGTGGTGGAAGAAGTTAAAACCTCAGGCTTACGCGGCCGAGGCGGCGGCGGTTTTCCCACGGGTTTGAAATGGCAGTTTACTGCCCAAGCTCAGGGTGATGTAAAATATGTAGTTTGTAACGCTGATGAAGGGGACCCCGGTGCCTTCATGGACAGGAGCATTCTCGAAGGTAATCCTCATGCAGTAATTGAGGGCATGATGATTGCCGGATATGCGGTGGGTGCCACTGAAGGTTATGTCTATGTTCGGGCCGAATATCCCTTGGCCATTAAGAGGCTGGAAAGAGCTATTGCCCAAGCAGAAGAGTATGGGATATTGGGCGGCAATGTTTTAGGTTCCGGGTTTTCTTTTAAATTAAAAATCAAAGCCGGAGCCGGCGCTTTTGTCTGCGGTGAGGAGACTGCCCTGTTAAATTCTATCCAGGGTGAACGCGGTATGCCGCGGGTACGCCCGCCTTTCCCCGCTAACGAGGGGCTTTGGTACAAGCCCACCTTGCTCAATAATGTGGAAACATACGCAAATATACCCATCATTATGGAAAAGGGCGGCGACTGGTATGCTTCCCGGGGTACCGAAAAGAGCAAGGGTACAAAGGTGTTCGCGCTTACCGGTAAGATAAATAACACCGGTCTGGCGGAAGTACCTATGGGTATTACCTTAAGAGAAATTATTTTCGATATCGGTGGCGGAATTAAAGACGGTAAAAAGTATAAAGCCGTTCAAATTGGCGGCCCCTCCGGCGGTTGTCTGCCTGAGGAACAACTAGATCTACCGATAGATTATGATTCTTTAATAAGCGCTGGGGCTATGATGGGTTCCGGTGGGCTGGTTGTCATGGATGAAACTACCTGCATGGTGGACTTAGCCCGATATTTCCTAACCTTTACCCAAAATGAATCATGTGGTAAATGTGTTCCCTGCAGAGAAGGTACCAAACGTATGCTGGAAATCTTAACTCGTATTACCGAAGGTGACGGTCAAGAGGGTGATATCGAGACCCTTGAGCGTTTGGCTAAATCCATTAAGAATACTTCTTTGTGCGGCCTAGGTCAAACGGCACCCAATCCGGTGCTAAGTACGCTGCGTTATTTCCGCAACGAGTATGAGGCCCATATTAATAAAAAATGGTGTCCCGCAGGCGAGTGTAAAGCATTGACGGTGCTTAAAATCGACCCGGAGAAATGTAATGGTTGTACCCGTTGTGCACGGAATTGCCCGGTTGAGGCCATAACGGGCGAAGTAAAGCAGGTTCATGAGATAGACCCGGAAATTTGCACTAACTGTGGTACCTGCATTGAAAATTGCCGTAAAGAGGCTATTTATAAAGGGTAA
- the nuoE gene encoding NADH-quinone oxidoreductase subunit NuoE gives MACQCCNGSKDQSDKDKQLDAVFEKYRGMNGALIPVLQAAQDVYGYLPKEAMERIARELKLPFSKVFGVATFYSQFHLDPRGENIIRVCLGTACHVRGGAGIFGKVKEVLGVEDGETTEDLKFTLESVACIGACGLAPVMMVNDDTHGRLTPDKIPEIIDKYK, from the coding sequence TTGGCTTGTCAGTGTTGTAATGGGAGCAAAGATCAGTCCGATAAGGATAAGCAGTTGGACGCGGTATTTGAAAAGTACCGTGGTATGAATGGAGCACTTATCCCAGTCTTACAGGCGGCACAGGATGTTTATGGCTATTTGCCCAAAGAAGCCATGGAAAGAATTGCCCGGGAGCTGAAATTGCCTTTTAGCAAAGTGTTTGGGGTAGCTACTTTTTATTCTCAGTTTCATCTTGACCCGCGTGGGGAAAATATTATTCGTGTCTGCTTAGGTACCGCGTGCCATGTACGCGGAGGAGCGGGGATATTTGGCAAAGTGAAAGAAGTGTTGGGTGTTGAAGACGGCGAAACCACTGAAGACTTAAAATTTACGTTAGAATCAGTGGCCTGTATCGGCGCATGCGGATTGGCTCCGGTAATGATGGTTAATGACGATACACATGGCCGCTTGACTCCGGACAAGATTCCGGAAATTATTGATAAATATAAGTAA
- a CDS encoding 5-formyltetrahydrofolate cyclo-ligase gives MKKELRRQIIQARLDLSPEAAAEKSETIIQKLISLPAYQEAGTIMTYVAFNQEVETKGLIKYSLSQRKRVLVPVTVKKDRELIPSEVFHFPGDLQPGTWGILEPKPECFRPVSPSEIDMVVVPGVAFDKNGNRLGYGGGFYDRFLGKLPKTSRFVAIAFELQIKDNVYHQEHDQPVHWVITEEQVIKAK, from the coding sequence ATGAAAAAGGAATTGCGCAGGCAAATTATTCAAGCACGACTCGACCTTTCACCGGAAGCTGCAGCTGAAAAAAGTGAAACAATAATTCAAAAGTTAATTTCATTACCCGCTTATCAGGAGGCGGGTACTATCATGACTTATGTAGCTTTCAACCAGGAGGTAGAGACTAAAGGTTTAATTAAATATAGTCTTTCTCAGCGGAAGAGAGTACTGGTACCAGTTACCGTCAAAAAGGATAGGGAACTGATACCGTCAGAAGTCTTTCATTTTCCCGGAGATCTTCAGCCGGGCACATGGGGTATTTTAGAGCCCAAGCCGGAGTGTTTTCGACCGGTAAGCCCCAGTGAAATTGACATGGTAGTAGTGCCGGGAGTTGCATTTGATAAGAATGGAAATCGTCTTGGCTATGGGGGCGGGTTTTACGACCGTTTCTTGGGTAAGCTGCCAAAGACATCCCGGTTTGTGGCCATTGCCTTTGAACTGCAAATTAAAGACAATGTTTACCATCAAGAGCATGATCAACCTGTCCATTGGGTAATCACCGAAGAACAGGTAATCAAAGCTAAATAA
- a CDS encoding DUF512 domain-containing protein, protein MNDQLWQQLLQSIGSNVIPITSRCNIACVFCSHRQNPPGVESFNLAPLALSDLKEVAQFLDKEKKIIIGESATRIKEGETFTHPQWRDILIYLRELYPNTAMGVTSNGTLLDADGCHFLKQLTNIEITLSLNSINIDARETLMGCKGVQAEEAVTLLDRHGIPYHGSIVAMPWLTGWNDIRETIDFLTHNGAMTVRVMIPGFTRYAQDETRFDIEETIPGFYRWIDMVKNETDVPVLVEPPSLSGLDAVVEGIIHGSPAEKAGLKKGDVILQVDGEPIFSRVDAFMRLNRSSDPNLRCRRGWQTTVLQLKKGLGDKSGAVFNYDLDPVDWQRFIDTIHRYQAEKVLALTSAFAYPIIQNAVEKEELSGVTVQVVENVTFGGSIGCAGLLTLEDLYPIIEANAAVFDLITVPGIMFDSRQRDLFANTSAFTQKVVVL, encoded by the coding sequence ATGAATGACCAACTTTGGCAGCAGTTATTACAGTCAATCGGTAGCAATGTTATACCGATTACTTCCCGTTGCAATATTGCCTGTGTTTTTTGCAGTCATAGGCAAAATCCTCCCGGTGTGGAAAGCTTCAATTTAGCTCCCCTTGCCCTTTCTGACTTAAAGGAGGTAGCGCAATTTCTGGACAAAGAGAAAAAAATTATCATTGGAGAGTCGGCAACCAGAATAAAAGAGGGGGAGACTTTTACCCATCCTCAGTGGCGGGACATTTTAATATATTTAAGGGAACTTTATCCAAATACCGCTATGGGAGTTACCAGCAACGGCACGCTGCTGGACGCAGATGGCTGCCATTTTTTGAAACAACTAACTAATATTGAGATTACTTTATCGTTGAATAGTATTAATATTGATGCCAGAGAAACTTTGATGGGGTGTAAGGGGGTACAGGCCGAGGAAGCGGTAACTTTGCTGGATAGGCACGGTATTCCTTACCACGGCAGTATTGTTGCCATGCCCTGGTTAACCGGGTGGAATGACATTCGTGAAACAATTGACTTCCTTACCCATAATGGGGCAATGACCGTACGTGTAATGATACCAGGGTTTACCCGTTACGCTCAGGATGAGACGCGTTTTGATATAGAGGAGACAATTCCGGGGTTTTATCGATGGATAGATATGGTAAAAAATGAGACGGATGTTCCTGTATTGGTGGAACCTCCTTCGTTATCAGGGTTGGATGCCGTAGTGGAGGGGATTATCCACGGTTCTCCCGCAGAGAAAGCAGGTCTCAAAAAAGGGGATGTTATTCTCCAGGTAGATGGTGAACCCATATTTAGCAGGGTAGACGCTTTTATGCGTTTAAATAGGAGTTCCGACCCGAATCTGCGTTGCCGCCGGGGTTGGCAAACCACTGTACTGCAATTGAAAAAAGGGCTGGGAGATAAGTCAGGCGCAGTCTTTAATTACGATTTAGACCCCGTCGATTGGCAGCGGTTTATTGATACAATCCATCGTTACCAGGCGGAGAAGGTATTGGCTCTGACCTCTGCGTTTGCTTACCCAATAATCCAAAATGCGGTGGAAAAAGAGGAACTTTCAGGGGTGACAGTGCAGGTGGTGGAGAATGTGACTTTTGGTGGTTCCATTGGTTGTGCCGGCTTACTTACCCTGGAGGACCTATATCCAATTATTGAAGCAAATGCTGCTGTTTTTGATCTGATCACCGTTCCGGGAATAATGTTTGATTCCCGACAACGGGACTTATTTGCCAATACTTCGGCATTTACCCAGAAAGTAGTGGTGCTATAA
- a CDS encoding TlpA family protein disulfide reductase, with amino-acid sequence MALHEKYNEQVQFIVVDVQSPQSAQLVQMFKVQYIPAIFFIDSQNRVEEMIVGDTTKDKLESNIKKIID; translated from the coding sequence ATGGCTCTTCACGAGAAATATAATGAACAGGTTCAGTTTATCGTTGTGGATGTCCAAAGCCCGCAGAGTGCACAATTGGTTCAAATGTTTAAGGTCCAGTATATCCCGGCAATTTTCTTTATTGACTCACAAAATAGGGTCGAAGAAATGATAGTGGGCGATACTACCAAGGATAAACTTGAGAGCAATATCAAAAAAATTATTGACTAA